The genomic interval AACGGGCTTTTTCTCTAAGTTCGTTCTTTGTAATAGGATCCATTGATCGGGCTAAAATAAACGCAGATGTTGGTCCTGTCTGTAGAGTAGTGGGTTTTATAAAGCCATCAATTAATCCATACGGCTTAGCCGCATGAAACACGGAAGCGCTCGGGAATCCATTCCATGCTTGCGGCCCGACATTGTGTTTTGTATAGTCAATTAGCGGGTCATTATCGAAAAATTTTTCATATAAATACTGATTCGACCAGTCATCAGCGTAGTTGGTTATGATCAGCTTAATTTCTGGGGTAGGATAATTGGGTAAGCTTATGAAAGCATGGCTTTCAGTTTCCATCAGAGTGACAAATTCACCTACTATCAACGCTATCCCACTAATATCCTTTGCATTTTTTAGTTTTGCCTCTAACTTATATACCTCGTCCCATAAGGCACTTTCAGCTATTCGCATAATCATATTTACTATCCTCAAAAAAATACGTTTCAAAAAACCCCGTTGATAGCGGGGTACATAAATGTGTATCTTAGCAAAACCAGGAGCAGATCTCAATCCCAACCGGGGTATGTTTTAGCGGCGAAATGTCCGGTTTTGGCACTTTTCACGGGATTTACTTCCTTAAAGGGGTAATCAAGTAATCACCAAGGTCAATCAAGGCCTCGGTGACTGGAATGGTTCTAAATTTGGGGGGGGGGGGGGGGGGTCGAGACCGTTTCTGTCGTACCGGCGTTTTTTTGAGGCTACGTAGTACGATGTCACGCGATTCAAGAAAGATACGGTCTGGGGTGTTAGCGGCTACCTAAACCGGCGCATAAATGGCGAACACCTCCTAGACAAGGTGACGAGGGCTGCATAGCCCCGTCGCTTCCCTGGATCAGAACTCTATATCGTCATCGATCACCTCAGGTCCGGTAATCATCTCCTCTTGCATCTGCTCCTGCAGTTGCAACCCGTAACGATTCCAGATTTCCTCGCGGATCTCATCAATAAACTCATACACGGCCAGTGCCTCTCGTACTGTCCAGTAGTCAGGGATCATGAGACACCTCCTCTTTTTCGTGTAGTGGTCTTACGCTTCTTTCGACTCACCGCCTGTTGTTGCTGATGCTCTTTGGCCTCTTTGAGTCGGTAGGACTCTCCCTCGATGGAGAGGATTTCTGAGTGATGCACCAACCGATCCACCAGGGAGACGACGCAAGCCGCATTGGGGAACACTTCGCTCCACTCCGAGAAGGGGCGATTGGTGGTAATCAGGGTGGATTTCTCCTCATAACGCCGGGAGACGATATCGAACAGCAGGTCGGCATGGCGGTTGGAGTAAGAGAGGTAGCCCACTTCATCGATGACCAATAGATGAGGACGGGAGAAGCGTGCCAGACGGCGCTTGAGCATGCTGTCACTGTCCTGGGCGGCCAGTTCATTGAGCATTTGACTGGCACTGGTAAAGAGCACGTTATGGCCTCGCAGCACCGCCTGATGGGCGATATTGCGAGCGATGGTCGACTTGCCCACCCCATTGGGACCCACCAGGATCACATTGGTGGCATCTTCGAGGAACTTGAGCCGCATCAGATCGTTGATCGCTTCATGATCACACTGTTTGGGCCAAGACCAGTCGAAGTCGGCCAGCAGCTTGAAGCGTCCAAGGTGTGCACTGCTCAAGCGTCGTTCCAGTCCACGACGTGCCCGCTCCTCCTCTTCCCATTCGATGAGTGGTTCGAGCCAGTCGGTCTGGATGATCTCATCCCAGTGTGCAAGCAGGCCGTGGAGTTTCAATGCACTTGCCCGCGCCATCAGCCGCTCTTCATTGCTCTGTGTGGTCATCGTCATCCTCCTGCTTGGGCTTGAGCTGGTCATAGCTGTTGAGGTCATGCGGACGAACCACCAGCTTCTTTGCCCGCTCATCATCGATGGGGATACCGATAGGTGGCGGTTGATCACGCTCCTCTCTATGTCGTTGCAATGCCAGATGGACACTGTTGGGATGAGGCACGTCCCGCTCCAAACTCTCAGTAATGGCCGTCTCCAGCGCCTGGCTGCCGTAGTCGTCGAGCAGACGCAGCAAGGCGGCGGTGATGGAACCGAGGTTGTCACCGCGTTCAGCGGCACGAGTGAGTAGTTCACGGGGATTGGGAGCGGCCTGGATTAGGCGATCCTGCCCCCGATGGTGCCGGGACTGTCGTTTGATCACAGTCAGCGCCTCGATATGCCGGGGATCTTCGATCTGTTGACCTTTGTCGTAGCAGCGCTCATGAGTAGCGATCACCTCAGCACCATCGAGGAGCCGTACCTCGGTGGGTGTTGCGGAGACGGTGAGTGTGCGTCGGACATGGGTATGGGGCAGACTGTAGTCATTACGATCAAAACGGGCATAGGGGGTCTTACCGATAGCGACCTCCACCCGCTCATCGGTGGGATAAGGATTGTCCGGTAAGGCAAGCAATAGCGGCTGTTCTTGTGCGTAGGCCTGGCGTACAGAGAGGGAGGTATCCTCCG from Candidatus Sedimenticola sp. (ex Thyasira tokunagai) carries:
- a CDS encoding autoinducer binding domain-containing protein, with the translated sequence MIMRIAESALWDEVYKLEAKLKNAKDISGIALIVGEFVTLMETESHAFISLPNYPTPEIKLIITNYADDWSNQYLYEKFFDNDPLIDYTKHNVGPQAWNGFPSASVFHAAKPYGLIDGFIKPTTLQTGPTSAFILARSMDPITKNELREKARLFITSQKCFTLRYEKFFRKKASLYLGSPH
- the istB gene encoding IS21-like element helper ATPase IstB, which codes for MTTQSNEERLMARASALKLHGLLAHWDEIIQTDWLEPLIEWEEEERARRGLERRLSSAHLGRFKLLADFDWSWPKQCDHEAINDLMRLKFLEDATNVILVGPNGVGKSTIARNIAHQAVLRGHNVLFTSASQMLNELAAQDSDSMLKRRLARFSRPHLLVIDEVGYLSYSNRHADLLFDIVSRRYEEKSTLITTNRPFSEWSEVFPNAACVVSLVDRLVHHSEILSIEGESYRLKEAKEHQQQQAVSRKKRKTTTRKRGGVS